The genomic segment aagttgggggagacgtgaagagaatttccccatggggaactGTATTTAAACAAAACCGTTGCCTTTAAGACAAATACTACCAAAAATCTACAGCCAAAAAATATACAGGGAATCAGTGAAAAAAGATGCGAGTTTCGGACACCACATCCCAACAGGACACATACTGGTGTCTCTGCCGATAGTAAAATTCAGGAACAACATAAAAGAAGCAATAAAGATGATCAAGTGAATATGAATGAATcacttaaaaaatgtttttaaatgaatatgTCAGCTTCAATCTATGCATAGACTGCTGGTTTTAAgttgcttttaaaaatgtgcttacGTTTAAAAAGCCACCCTTGTCTGTACTGAGAGGTCAGCTAGGTTCTCTGCTTCCCCAGCATCACGGTATGAAGTGTGTCACTGTACCTCGTCTGTGCAGTGTATATGCACTGCGCAGTGGGAATATAAGAGCACTATGTAGCCAGAGCTGTCACTGAGACATCAAACAGCATTACAAAATTACAGACTCACTATGTAGTGCACTATTTAGGGGATAGGGAGCTATTTCAAATAATAGCGAATAGGGAGCTATTTTTGCACACAAGTGCAAATGATTAAATCTGGTAACAGCTTTTAGCATCAGTTCACCATAGCAAACAAAATTAAGTATTCTGAAAGCCCAACAGCCCAATGGAGTACAGAGCCGGCAGAGTCAAAGCGAGCCCCTGCATCTTCAGCAACTGCCCAACTGCTGCCTTGAGGAATCAAGACTCCTGGCTAGCAGATTCATAACCATGGCAACCAGACTGAGCACCACCTTGGAGCCCCTACCCCCCGCCCGCTCACCTCCACGATCGCCCCCCACCTACCCCACGGCCTCGCTGCTGCATGCCCCCTCTGGCTCCACGTGCGCCCCTGCTTGGTCCGGGGCCCCCCCGCTGAGAGAAGCTGGACCTGCCTCGGGGAGCGCCAGCCCCCCTGCCCCGTGCCGGGGATGAGCCCCGAGCGCCTCTGCCCCCCCTTCCTCGGACCGGGGCCTGGAAGTCGTCGTAGCCGTAGTACGGGTCTTCGTATCCACCGCGGTAATTATGGTAATCATAGTAATCATAATAATCCTCGTAGCCGTAGTACTCAGGGGGATACGTGTAGCCGGCACGGCTGGCACCTCGCCCTCGGCCTCTCGAGGGAGGGGGCATGTGGGGTGGGCCGTAGTAATAGTAATCGTCATAcctgaggagagggagaggggagagaaagagagaagggaACATTTTACAGACGTATGAACGAGACGTCCAGAAGCTGAACAGGTGACCATTAAGGCAACAAGTGAATATGGGTTTAAAACGGGGAGGGCCCGCACAGTAAGGAGGCGAGTGACCGCGAGCCAATCACAACACGCCGCTCACATCTGAGTCTTGGCTGCCTGCCTCTGTGCTTTGCGCTCTTTCCGCTTCTGGTCCGGGGGCTTGGCGAAAACGATTTCGATATGCTCGCCCTCCAAGTCTTTGCCGTTCATCTCGGCCAGCGCCTGTGGCGGGGGGTGAACACAGGGAGTGGGTCAGGGGCTGCTCTGCTGCTGCGTGGGGGCATTCGCGCTCCGGGGGGGCGGGGCATTCGCGCTCTGGGGGGGCCGTACCTTCACAGCGCCCTCCCGCTCGTCGAAGTGGATGAAGGCATAGTCTTTCAGCTTCTTGACCCGCTCCAGTTTGCCGAACTGGCTGAAGGCCTTTTCCAGTTTGTCTTCCGTCACGGTGCTGGCCAGGTTCCGCACAAACAAGACCTTCACCTGCGTGACGAGCGCAGGAGACAATCACACGCTGACCTGACGTTTCGCCAGCGCGTTCAGTCTGTGGCAGCAGACCTAAGACTACGGCCAAAGCATTTCTGAGCCACTACTTCCATTTGTGATCAATAGTGACTTTGGGACACTTGCAGACTGGAACACGGAAACACCATTAATCAGGTTTCAGCTCAGGTCCACGATTTCAGTTCTCAGACCAATCAGGGACTAACAGGTTAACTCATGGCGCCGACAAAGATCACAGGGCAGAGCCTCCGCACCAACCTTGGCCATGACCTCCGGGTCCGGGTCCTCGATGGGGTCGGCCCACTCCACCGTCACCACGTTGCCCCACACCTTCACCTTGCCGCTCATCAGCCGACGGCGAGCCTGGGCTGCGCTTTTGTGGTCCTCGTACTCGAGGAAGCAGAAGCCCCTGTTCTTCTTCTTGTCGTCCGGCTGATGGTAAAGTATGACGTCACTGAGACCTTCTGCAGAAAAGGATGGgacaaaaaaattaattaacaaaCCATTCTAACCAGGAGGTGTGAAAAGAAACGACAGGGAAACTACTTCGGGTCCAGCGCTGTACCACAACGAAAGAGGCCGTCTGAATCTGTATCACTATTGCTACCAGTAAACAAGCAGTTCCTTTATAGCCCACCATAACAACAATAATCACATTTGCCACATGATATTATCTGACCTCACTGTTGCTGTGAAGCTGCACTCAAATCATTAGGTGCTCCTAGTTACATTGGATTCCAATAAAGAATCTCAGGCCTTTTAAATCTTCAGATAATCATCTTTTAATCAACAGTAAGAAAACAGACTTCATGGAGACGCCATCTGAGACTGGAGCGAGCCGCTTACCTGTGACTTTGGCAAATTCTTCTACAATCTGTTCCTTTGTTTTGCTCTTGGGGATGGAGCCCACAAACAGTCGGTTATTGGCTACGGAAATGCACACGCCGATGTGTTTGCCGGGGCGAATTTCGTTGTTATTACACTgcgaggaggagagagagagccacGGGCGCCTTAAAGAgccagtcccacagcagccggcAGTGGCTGGCCATTCAGGAGCAGCGGAGCGAGGACACTCACCAGTTTAACAGCGGCCTGGGCGGCCTCTTTAGTACAGAAAGTGACAAAGGCGTAGCCCCTATTCAGGCCGCTGAGGGGGTCCATCATGAGGCGGAGGTCCCAGATGGGACCCGCCTTCTCAAACAAGGGTACGAGCTCATCCTCAAATAAGTCTCGTGGGATTTTACCCACAAATATCTGCAGAGAAAGAGGAGCTGAATGAGATCAACACCAATTTCAGTCATCAAACTGGGTATACGGGTATCACACTTTGTATAAagtaaccggggggggggggggggggggggtgtcctgtcAGATCTTAGCGGTAAACTGTCAGCGCAACACAAAGTCACTCCAGGACAGAATATACGCTTCATCATGTGGACACTAGGGGCAGCGTAGCAAGCTAAGTGGAGCTGGAAGCATCCACAGCTAGTTTTTACACACTGGGCTGCAGAAGAGCGaggcgccgccctgctgggggCTCACCTCTGTACCGATGGTGGGCTGCGAGCCCGAGTACACGGAGGCTGGGGGAGGGCCGCCATATTTTCGCTGACCGGTCGTCACGTCCAGCGTGTAGCTGGTTCTTTCCAGCAAACCCTATCGAGTgatgaaaaacaataaaatcaaCCTTAATCCATAGACAGGCCCCCGTGTGGAAGCCTGCTGTTCACCACACTTTACAAATTcgcaataaaaatatttacatgCAAATATCTCGTATGATAAAACAGACCTTTcggacaaagtaaaaaaaatgttatcGAAGGTGTCCAACAAACATTTCTTGTACCGTTCACTTAGAACGTAACTTACAGCACTTAGCACAGGCTGACCTTGTAAATAAACTGTTCTTAACCTTTATTTTACCAGGCAAAGCATTGACGAATGAACATATACTCATGCTTTTTCTGTTAAATACTCTTATATCATAAGTTAACCCAACATTAACCGTAGCAAAGACATGACTGCTTCACAGAGGTAGACGGCTCAggcccagagagtacaaatccagaccaaggttttgtttcaaccaaccagctgagttctctgtgactcttaatactgaactggttggttgaaacaaaacctcggtctggatttttgctCTGCTGCTTCATCGTACCTTTATTTTGGCCTCATCCGGTCCTTTGCTGGAATCTGAAACTTTGGTGCCCTGCTTCTCCCGCTGCCTGTACGTCTTCATCACGCCGCAGAGAAAGGCACTTTTGTTCTAACGGGGAGGGAGAGGACTGGTGGGCTAGGAGTTAACCCGCCGGACGCGTGTCGTGCGATGGCACGCCCGGGCGGTGCACCGAGCACACTCACTTGCACATGCGACAGATCACTATCCTTAAACTGGAGTAAAACTTGCAGGGCGCCGTCCTCATTAAACTCCTTCAATGCCTCGATGGCCCTCTCGTCCAAGTCACAGTGTGCTACCAAGCCTATCACAAAGACAGGGGAAACAAAGGGGAAGCCATGACTTAGCACTCCGCTGAGGGCAGGTACGGCCGGACACACCAAAGACAGACATCCAGTTAGATCTTAGCAGTTAACTCTCAAGGTTCGAGGTAAAGTGGGAGGCAGCAGTAGACTGTCAGAAAACAAGAGCCGACAAAACGTCACTCGCTGGGCCAAGAAACCGGCAGCTCCACCGTGCAACGTGGACCTCGAGTCAGACTGTGCGTTTAACTTTACGTTCACAAACAAAAGGTCTTCATTTTCACCTTTTCAGCACCAGCGACAACAGATGTTGTAAGCTGATATCGGCATCATCCCCATCTCCACCCATGCCGGAAAAACCCAAccccaaatgcccccccccataattAGCATGACCACGACGGCTTTCAGGGGCCACATCACCTGTCTCAGCCGTGGACGGCTGCTGCCATTGTTTCAGCGTGTGCCCAGCtggcgacacccccccccccccccccgagaccaAGTGAggacaccccccaccctgccccgggCTACTGTATGCTTATGCCACATTAATCCCCGAAAGCATACATACAAAAAACGCTGCCTGCTTGAAATCACTCTGAAAGAGACATAAATACATTCAAATCGTTAAGTACCGTAATACTGGGGTGTGGttgattttttcttttaattttacaACTGCAGTACCCATTTGTATGGAAACCACAAAAAGTTGCTTAAGGATCACAAATCCCGCAGTCAATAGAAATGCTGATTGTAAAGGACAtgcaaaaaactgcaaaatgaaATCTGTGTGGAGAAAATCTTTTGGATGCTTAGTGTTCCTTACCTGCTATGTAAATTTCGTCTAGTTTTTCAGCAACTTTCTGTGGTAAACCAGCGTCTAATAAAGTCTGGAAGTGTTCAGAATGGGTAACTGCAGCACTGGTGTCCATTGGTTCTTCAGTACCATTTCCATTAACATGTTCTGTGGCCATGTCTCCAGACATCTGTGCAAATGCAATGAGCCAAATTAATCCAAAAACTGAGTCAGGGTTAAAGAGTTACGAAAATAACGGGATCAGTAAATAATTGAGGTTATTTTACAGCCACGCTGCAAAAGCACACACATGGCGGCCGCACTGCTAACGTCAGCCGCTGCGAGCTTTAAACGGTGGATGAGGTTTAACCAGCTGTAAGGATCGGCACTAAATAATGCCGAACATTTCAAACAAGTAGCTTGTCCAGACAATAATCGCTATAAATGCAAGAGTCGCCGCGCCAACTTTTGCAGCGAGTCGAATCGGGCACGTGCACACCTCCGGCTGCTCGTGCACGGTCCGGACACGTTAACCACTTTAAGGGAACTAAGCCGACTACTTGTGCATGAAGGTGAGACGGCGAGCCACCATTAGACATGCTTCCCGCCTTCTGCTCCGGCTGCCGATGAGGTGCAAGCGGCGCCGCTGCCGAACAAAGCCAACACCCCCACCCATCCGCCAGCGCCGCCGTACTCAGTACACGTGTTTCTGCTCAGCGGTTTCCGGCAAGCATCTAGCCTGGTGGCTAACGCCGCTGGGCGGGCACGGCGTGCGGGGCAGCTAGACACCCAAGACCGCCTCCGAGGGACACATGCTTCATACTCCGAGGCGTATTAAAAGGCGCACAATCAAACATAACGACCTGGCTATCTAATGAGGGGGATGCTAGGCTAGCTGGGCTAGCCCTTTTGCGTGCTGACGTTAGCCAAGCCACACAGCCTGCTGATCATTTGTTCCACGTAGCCCCGCTAAGCTGACTGTAACGTTCGATTTATTGTAGGCACCAAATAAGGCGCTGGCCTCGCAGCCAGCTAACACGAGCCCAGCATACGGCAGCGAAACGACAATAAAAACAATGACACGCGTGCAGCACATGTCACCGCGCTGGAAAATCGGGTCTAGGAAGATAGGCGATCCTAGACTCATCTGGCCTGGTTTTGAATGAAACGTGCCCCTATCGCAGCCCTGTCCCCGGTGGCTGGCTGTCTGGAAAGGTGCTGCAAATGTTGAATATTCAAGGCTGAGTGTAAATGTACGTAACGCTGGAAAGGATCGCCAAGACGGGATCGGAGAGCACGATTTAAGCACTCTGTATTGGAGACCCGACTGGGCATTTCACAAGGCCTAGCTGGCCAACGTGCCGCCACATAACTGGAGTCCATTTTCAAAAAGCCGGTTTGAAACACCATCCAAACCAGTTTCCACATTGTTTAAAAGCACTACTAGAACGACAACCATAGCGCTACGGAAAGAAGCCTTAGCTAGATGGCAATTTAGGACATATTTACCTGCTAATGGTTCGCGGTGGtatgtggtatagattatttcGGAAGGAAGGGAATTTGGAAAAAAACGGAGAAAGGTGTATAACTCCCCGCCGTAGGTCCGGCTCTGCTCCTCCACTGTAGATGATGTAAAATGGCGGCCGCGATCACGCCGAGAGTTTCTCACGACTACGGGGTTTCTCGCGCAGGAGCAAGCGGGCTCGCCTCCTTTCGCAGCACAATCGGCGGAGCGTTCCGAGCGCCAGCGAGCGTCAGGGGCGTGGCCGCGACGGCGGGGCGGAGCTAGCGGCCGGTGGGCGGGGTCGCGCGTAGCGCCAGGCCCAGAACAAAGGCATTGGCCGGGGAACTGGGGCGAAGTTTGGAAGCGCGTCCGTTTTaaagtagggttagggttagggttagtagtGGCAGCCGATTTGTACGAAAATGTCGTATTTTACGTTGGATGTAGTCACGGTTTGTGCCTCATGCATAACTTTGAACGTATGAAAATGCATGCATGTGATTATAATGACTAATAATCCTTGCGGCGTTAACGTGTCCGTAGTGGTTTTATTTGTCGTATTTCATTCGATTCCTTTATTTCATCAGTCGAATTATGAAATAGTCTACCTAAGTATTGTAACTTTAATGTAGTAAATGGTCTTAAGATACGCCTGGTAAAACTGGAGCGACGCCGACAAGGAGAGAGTCTGTATTCCCAGCGAAAGGAATATTTGGGCAGGAATGGTGCACTTCACTTTTAAAACCAAAACATTGCGGTGTTACATGACAGCATTCCTGCTGTAGTTCTTGTCTTTTTCTGACATCGACTTGTTTGACATCTGATGTGTTTTTACCTGACATAGATTCGTGGTATTTTCGTTGTACTGACGCCTTTTTGTTCATTATAACTCCTACTCATGATTTTATAGCGTTCTCCCCTAGTGCAATTTTAAACTATGGCTCAAAATAAATTTGCCGCAATAGCAATAATTGATCCATAGGGCTCCACATTTCAAAATACAAAATTAGTCATCACATGAGATGTGAAACCGACTGCCCACTGTGTCCACCTTTCAAATCttgcctcctaatcatcccctttaactgaaattctctcctgccccttcaccaccttaactGTGTGGTGAATGTACGGGTGCAGAATAGCTGCcgtcgcatcatccaggtgggggctataCAGTGGCAGTGATTTAAGTGGCTTCCCATTGATTCTGTAATTTGCTTTGCGTGTCTTGAAAatcgctatataaatgcaacattcattcctaattagaaattaaaattcgtgcatggagtttgcattCTATCACTACATTTTTTTTAGCAGAAACTTATTTAAAGCTACATGCATTTTAAGAGAGCAGGATCATACAGCTCCTTgattgactggggggggggtccatttcGCTAGTACCCGACCCTGAAACCACTCTGCTGATCCTGAGTTTTGAACTGGCGTCTTTCCAATCAGCAACATCCTCAACTGCTGAACCACACCATCTCTTTGCTGCAGGGTTTCCCACTAGCTGCACTCTCCAACCAGACATGCCTTTTCGTGATATTGCATTTCTACACTGACCATAAATGAcggactagcatcccatcccACATGTTCCGCCAGATGACCCTATACTGGATTGACGAAAATCAGACCCAGCATTTTTATGATTACATCATTTAGCAAAATAAGTCACATTTGCATCAGTGCACATAAATGAATTGCGAGTATACCAAACTGTACATTGGGTATCAAGTTAACCAATCACAAAGCAAAGTTTTGATGGCACCTACCTGCTTTAAGAAAACACTTTAGTCTGACCAGTGGTTCTCTCACCCTATACTTCCTGCAACTACTACTGTGCACAACCACAGGTCATGTTACCCACCCAAAAAGACAATAAAGCTTACAAATTGAAATATCAAAACCAcatcttaccccccccccccccaaggccaaTGGAAACAGAGGACAAGGTCATACAGGCCATAATGCAAACAATCTTAGCATATAGCAAGACTGCTCAATAATTAAAAGGCTTGCAATTATGGCTACAAATGCATGTGCCCCAGCCTTCTCAAGGGAGGCCAACCTGCACTTTCAAATTCTCCTGCTGTACACTTTGCATTTGGtcatattgaaatatacatggagTTAAAGAAAACATACTAAATATACTAAGACGAAGAATAACGGCCAGACAAGCAACAGCTCAGCCAGTGTGTAGGTCAGGGGAAAAAGCCATTTTTGTGCTTTGAGAAATATTTCACTGAAATCATGTTATAAGCTGTAATTACCTGCAAAACAAAACCCCAGAGCCCTCCCCCATGACAGCAAAGTCAGCCATCTCCCGGAGCAGGCACTATGCTCACAGGCTCCAGGGATATTGAGGGACAATGTTTGTAGAGACGCGGGATGAAGAGAAATCCATTATTTTCCATTGGCAATTCTCCTCGTCACTGAGCCAGTCatgctctccatagcttgggggaCCTGGGGAAGGGTCATCCAGTGTATAGGGCCCCtgcaactgggggttaagggctttgctgaaTGGCTGACATGCGACTGTTCAGCCAGGACTGGAGCTAAaatcagcaaccttccgatcacaggcagagATTCAGCCTttagcctgctgagccactagttaacttgacaaaaaacacacaaaccctCCACACACTTGAGTTGTACAGAATTTTATTGCTTAATTAACACTTCCAGCTCTGCCGATTACCAGTGTTTGACTAACAGGATCCTTCCACCAGTTGCAGTCCTGAAGATCCAGCTTGGCCTCTCATTCTGCAAAGATGTCCATTCGTTAGCGCATACAGGTCTATTAATGGCATCACTTAAAACACAAGATTACAGGTTGCATTTCAGAAGTCAGATCCGAATATATGACTTTCAGTCACATGAAATCAGGTTCGGgatatattcatcattaaaagcAACCACACCCATCCCTGGATTACAATTTTCCCCTCCAGAGAGTAGGCTACACCTAAAGCTCTTAAAGTACTTTAGACGCTTATTTCAGGCAAAACACTTCACTGTAGGCACTTGAGTTTCATTTGGGTTTCCAAGCCCATCGAAAACTCACCCATTTTCCATCTTCATCTATCCAGTGTGGTGGACTGGAAAAGAAAGATGAAAATGCATAACCAATCCTGGCTGACTATTGTCCATTAAATCAGTTCATTATACAAATTGCCGTACAGAAAGATAATTCAAATACAATTAAGATTTACAAGTTACCACTATCAGTGTGTCAAACTGGTTTGGATATGGTTATGGGGGCTTCATTCCACTAATCCAACCAAGACACGCAGTTGAAAAATTTATACCTTAGGATAAGATCGGTTGTGGCAAGAGAATTCAGATCAACACCAAGTCAGGCCATTTCAAAGTAGTATTTAGACACAGTGAACCCAAACATCACCATTAGTGAATCCACAGCATTTTTAAATGGAAGCAATGAGAAGTTTCAAGTTTAAAGCTAGTGAATTCATTTTCTGTAGCCAGGCAAAGCACTACACATGCCATATCGAAAGACATTCACCATTTATCTATGTGTTGGCCACTGTAAACTTAACATCCTTTCCATTACAATGGTGATGTAGGGCCCTTTAATACACAAATACTACAACTATTTAATATTTCTGGATATTAGTCGTGGGCAAGAGTGGTGAGAATGACAAGTATTGATTTTcacaaaagtttgctgcttcagtgttCATAGATCTTTGTCAGATGTTCCTATGGTACACTGAAGTATAATTACCagcatttcataagtgtcaaaggcttttattgacaattacattaagtttatgcaaagtGTCAATATACGCAGTGTTGGCCCTTTTTCAAGACCTCGGCAGTTCACCCtggctgctgtcaatcaacGTCTGGGCTAAATCCTAAGTCCATTCTTGCATAATTAATACTTGggagtttgtcagaatttgcGGGTTTGTCCACAAGTTGTGAATGGGATTAAGATCCCATTTGGCCACGGCTTCATGCCGACAAAGTAATTAAAATCCTATAGCGCAATATAAACCTTTACAACGCCAGTTGTAAACGCCAGAAACCCGATAGGAAATACTATTAAGATATCTTCAACTCACAATTCAGCAGTGAATAAACGCAAGGTATAGAACGGGGGGAAAAATACATCTTCCATATCGATTACCCATTACAGTGAACAGGGACGCAGTAATAGGATTATCGCCTTAAGTAATTAGCGTTTTAATGAGCATATCTGAATACATCTGAATGGAACTGTGCAGCTACTGCATTGGCGATACATCGACCACGTGTGACCTGAATCGCAGGCACTGCCGCGTGCAGAACAGCGTGGCATAAAGGTTACAtttcagactcacacacacctaCCTTTCACGGCCAGTCACTCATACTGGAGCCATATGAAATAAAAACGCCGTGTAGACAGAAGCAAAAAAGACGGCCAGGCGTTAAGCCCAATACACGATTCACGAGTTAAAGCCCCTCAAACGTAACCCGGAATCCTAAGGTAGTTTAATCGTCATATAAAATAGACTTTTAGTACTAATCCAGACTTTCAGTCCTAATCAGCGATATACCATTTATACATACCCGCATAGGCACAGTCATCCTCCTGCTCTCAGCCCAAGAGACGACGGCGACAGAAAAGACCAAACACGTCTTTTCGCGGCTTTTTATACTGCGCGTCACCTGCCGTTTGGAATAAGCTGATTCCGTGATTTCCTGCCAGATAGCGCTATCCTAATGCTGTGGAcggatatatataataaaaaaaatcaattgagTTAATGTTGGATTTTTGTTTACGCGGAAAATGTTCTATTAATCTtaaaaataagattttttttttacctagtAAATCAAAACGCATTTTTTCATGCTCCAAATTCTACGAATTATATTGATTGGCTATGTGTTATTTTATTGTAGCTAAAATTATTGTGGTTTTCAGAACATTTTAGTCAAAATTTCAGTCTTACATGTACACGTATACGTGTATATATTACGCATACATGTATAAAACGGGCAAAAGTCTCAATCTACCACAATTCAATatttttcatgtatttttttagcTTTGCATATTTTATTTCTCCCTGAAGTACTAGGTTTAGGTATTTCCTCATATGAAATTGATAGTGAAATTCGATAAGCTACACGTTAGTTACAGGTATATTTGAGGCCGTGTTGCGTTCCACTTGCAAACACACGATGTCGCTGTTATCTTAAATGTGGCATAACGCGTGCCCTAAAATACCGGTCGTCTTGGCTTTCTCTCGAATACAAAATAATTGTATTGCTTATATCGCTGTCGTTTTTATCTAAGACGACATACAGAGCAAAGATACGCAAGTTCAGTTCAAACAGTTTAGCAAATTAATCTAAACAAATGAAGAGTGATGtgagttatggggggggggggtcatctcaAAGGCTGCACAACAAGTGAATTCATCTTCTCATTTAATCTGTAGCTCTTTTCTGGGGTCAGACAAGTGTTGAGAAACCTTAAGGATGATATATTTACTGCAGACGGCAAGAGATGACCCCGAAGCAAACGTCTGTATCGTTTGTCAAGACACCTGATGAATACTGGAACAAGGCTGCAAACGTCACACACAGTGTGGGAAACAAACTGCTCATTCACTGCACTTGGCCTGTTGTTGCCCACATGCAGTGGATTCTGCCAGTGGTCACAGCTGCCGTTACAAATTCTGGTGAAATACAAATATTTAGAATGGAGGCTCAGAGAGGAGCCCCAGAGACTGCTAGTTTGTTTAAGATGCCCATGATAGACTGGTGTTTGATCGTGGTTCCAGCCCTCTAATACAACCCAACAAGATGGAGCCCAGAAGGCTATAATCCTAAGCAGAATGGATAGCAGATGTATAGGTACAATATAGCTCCGTTTTGAAATAACACTTTTGtagctttttttttccagccATGTCAAAACACCAGGAAAAGTGATGCTGCATGATCCTGTTCTGTGAGTCATAATGGCTTGCTTAACccgtaacatttttttttccagtgataCTTGCACCTTGGACCTCAGCGACTGATTGAGGAAAACAAGAGAGCCAAGCAAAGACACAACTTGCCGTACAATTTGTGCCCTAAAATCAATGCATTCTTATCTCAGTGAGGTCAGAATATGATGAAGA from the Brienomyrus brachyistius isolate T26 chromosome 19, BBRACH_0.4, whole genome shotgun sequence genome contains:
- the LOC125714516 gene encoding heterogeneous nuclear ribonucleoprotein Q isoform X1, coding for MSGDMATEHVNGNGTEEPMDTSAAVTHSEHFQTLLDAGLPQKVAEKLDEIYIAGLVAHCDLDERAIEALKEFNEDGALQVLLQFKDSDLSHVQNKSAFLCGVMKTYRQREKQGTKVSDSSKGPDEAKIKGLLERTSYTLDVTTGQRKYGGPPPASVYSGSQPTIGTEIFVGKIPRDLFEDELVPLFEKAGPIWDLRLMMDPLSGLNRGYAFVTFCTKEAAQAAVKLCNNNEIRPGKHIGVCISVANNRLFVGSIPKSKTKEQIVEEFAKVTEGLSDVILYHQPDDKKKNRGFCFLEYEDHKSAAQARRRLMSGKVKVWGNVVTVEWADPIEDPDPEVMAKVKVLFVRNLASTVTEDKLEKAFSQFGKLERVKKLKDYAFIHFDEREGAVKALAEMNGKDLEGEHIEIVFAKPPDQKRKERKAQRQAAKTQMYDDYYYYGPPHMPPPSRGRGRGASRAGYTYPPEYYGYEDYYDYYDYHNYRGGYEDPYYGYDDFQAPVRGRGGRGARGSSPARGRGAGAPRGRSSFSQRGGPGPSRGARGARGGMQQRGRGGKGVETSPELLL
- the LOC125714516 gene encoding heterogeneous nuclear ribonucleoprotein Q isoform X2; this translates as MKTYRQREKQGTKVSDSSKGPDEAKIKGLLERTSYTLDVTTGQRKYGGPPPASVYSGSQPTIGTEIFVGKIPRDLFEDELVPLFEKAGPIWDLRLMMDPLSGLNRGYAFVTFCTKEAAQAAVKLCNNNEIRPGKHIGVCISVANNRLFVGSIPKSKTKEQIVEEFAKVTEGLSDVILYHQPDDKKKNRGFCFLEYEDHKSAAQARRRLMSGKVKVWGNVVTVEWADPIEDPDPEVMAKVKVLFVRNLASTVTEDKLEKAFSQFGKLERVKKLKDYAFIHFDEREGAVKALAEMNGKDLEGEHIEIVFAKPPDQKRKERKAQRQAAKTQMYDDYYYYGPPHMPPPSRGRGRGASRAGYTYPPEYYGYEDYYDYYDYHNYRGGYEDPYYGYDDFQAPVRGRGGRGARGSSPARGRGAGAPRGRSSFSQRGGPGPSRGARGARGGMQQRGRGGKGVETSPELLL